In Eubalaena glacialis isolate mEubGla1 chromosome 4, mEubGla1.1.hap2.+ XY, whole genome shotgun sequence, one DNA window encodes the following:
- the TIMD4 gene encoding T-cell immunoglobulin and mucin domain-containing protein 4, which translates to MSKGPLILWLVIELGRLYLTPAASEIVVRAFLGQSVTLPCMYSSWSPNSNIMCWGKGQCPNSKCNDELLYTNGKRVVSRKSPKYQLLGNIWRGDISLTIFNTNEGDSGVYCCRIEVPGWFNDVKKNIRLELRRGPTTTRSTTTRRPTTTTTTAVTTTTAVLPTTTVVPTPDLPATPPLQMRTTAALPTTAAACPLTTQGSLHEEDTILLTLEPSTEGPILTAESETVLLPRTSQRSTEATSADTALLTSKGSKSWVLQSTPQALMREASDSVISQPRASETPFLVPNGFESEQIKMTNNYNLLKIIAPSLGFVLLALLLAFFLRGKVMETSCVQKHTRLDSVGEGKNVLDGREDEDGLFTL; encoded by the exons atgtccaaagGGCCTCTGATTCTCTGGCTGGTGATTGAGCTCGGGCGGCTTTATCTGA CTCCAGCTGCATCAGAAATTGTCGTGAGAGCGTTTTTGGGTCAGTCGGTGACTTTGCCCTGTATGTACTCATCCTGGTCTCCTAACAGCAACATCATGTGCTGGGGCAAAGGCCAGTGTCCCAACTCCAAATGCAATGACGAGCTTCTCTACACCAATGGGAAAAGGGTGGTCTCGAGGAAGTCGCCAAAATACCAACTTCTGGGGAATATCTGGAGAGGGGATATCTCCTTGACCATCTTCAACACCAACGAAGGTGACAGTGGTGTGTACTGCTGCCGCATAGAGGTGCCTGGCTGGTTCAACGATGTGAAGAAGAACATCCGCCTGGAGCTGAGGAGAG GTCCCACGACCACGCGCTCAACAACCACCCGTCgcccaaccaccaccaccaccaccgccgtGACGACAACCACAGCTGTGCTTCCAACAACCACAGTCGTGCCTACACCTGACCTGCCAGCCACACCACCGCTTCAGATGAGAACCACTGCTGCACTCCCCACCACGGCAGCCGCATGCCCTCTGACAACACAGGGCTCCCTTCATGAGGAAGACACGATACTTCTGACCCTTGAGCCTTCCACAGAAGGGCCCATCCTCACTGCAG aatCAGAAACTGTCCTTCTCCCTAGGACCTCTCAGAGAAGCACTGAGGCGACTTCTGCAGACACTGCCTTGCTCACATCCAAAG gGTCTAAAAGTTGGGTTCTCCAGTCAACACCCCAGGCATTGATGCGGGAAGCGAGTGACTCGGTGATTTCTCAGCCAAGAG cATCTGAGACACCATTTCTTGTGCCAAATGGATTTGAATCAGAACAG ATAAAAATGACCAACAACTACAACCTGCTCAAGATCATTGCTCCCTCCCTGGGATTTGTGCTGTTGGCATTGCTTCTGGCATTTTTCCTTCGAG GGAAAGTCATGGAAACCAGTTGTGTCCAGAAACACACCAG GCTAGACAGTGTTGGAGAAGGTAAAAATGTCCTCGACGGAAGAGAAGATGAAGATGGTCTTTTCACACTCTAA